The Streptomyces sp. ICC1 DNA window TGACCGGCATGTTCGGCCCCTCCAAGCCCGCCGCCGACGACGCCCCGGCAGCCGACCGGCTCGCCGCCTACTTCGGCCGCACCGGCTGACCCCGAAAGTCGAAGGCCGGCCGGTGGCTGCACGCGGCCGCACGGAGGTCCAGGTGCCGTGCCAGCAACGTGCGCCATGGACAATCACCGGGTACCGGACGCCTGATCCCCCGATACGAGGCTCCGCCCCGGACCGCCCCCGGTCCGGGGCGCAGCCCCTTCTCCCGTCCGCACCAGCGAAAGGACGGCACCAGGCGGCCGCGATGGCCGTCGGCCCTTGCCATGACCAATGTCCGAGCGAAGATCACCGACGAGTAGCGGCGCGCCCGCGTCACCACCGCCCACCTCCTCACACCGGCGTCCCGCGCACGCACACCAGAGCAGGTCGCCGCCGCGCTGCTCGCCCTGCACGCCACCGACCCCGCCACCGTCTACCTGTCGGTGGCCGCACGCACGGCAGACCCGGCGCCGGCGCTCCTGGAGCAGGCCCTGTACGAGGATCGGTCTCTGGTACGGATGCTGTGCATGCGCCGCACCATGTTCGTCGTCCCCCGCGACCTCGCACCCGTCGTCGACGCCTCCACCGCCCGGGCCGTCGCGGCCCGCGAACGCAGGAACCTCCTCAAGGTCCTGGGCGAACAGCACGGCCACGGCGAAGCCTGGCTGGCCACCACCGAGAACGCCGTGCTCGCGGCCCTCGCCGACCTCGGTGAGGGCACCGCTGCCCAGCTCGCCGACGCCGTACCCGCCCTGAGGACCCAGATCTCCGTCTCCCCGGGCAAGCCGTACGCGGCCACGCCGCGCATCACCAGCCGCGTACTCGGAGTGATGGCCGCCGAGAGCCGCATCCGCCGCGGCCGCCCCCTGGGCACCTGGGCCTCCTCCCAGTTCCGCTGGACCACAGCCGAACCCCACCCCGATCTCGACGCCGAGGACGCCAGAGCCGAGCTCGCCGCCCACTACCTGCGGGCTTTCGGACCCGCCACCACCGATGACGTCAAATGGTGGACCGGCTGGACCCTCACCGACACCCGAAAAGCGATCGCCCGCACCGGTGCCGCGGACGTCGACCTCTCCCACGGCCCCGGGCACGCGCTGCCCGAGCACCTGGACCCGCCCACCCGGACCGAACCCGCGGCCGTCCTGCTTCCCGGGCTCGACCCCACCCCTATGGGGTGGCGTCACCGCGACTGGTACCTCGACCCCGCCCTCGTTCCCGAACTCTTCGACGCCTACGGCAACATCGGACCTACCCTCTGGTGGAACGGGCGCATCGGCGGCGGCTGGGCCCAACGCCCCGACGGCGACATCGCGACCCACGCCCTCACCCCCGAAGGCCGCGGCAACGAGGCCCAAGCAGCCATCACCGTCGAGGCCGCCCGCATGGCCACCTTCCTCGGCGACATCCGTATCCGCCCCAGCATGCGCACCCCCCTCGAACGCCGCCTCGCCACCAGCTAAGTCTCCCGTCGGCGGCATGGGCAAGTCCGGCGGCCCTGGGCAAGCCTAGATAGTCGGGGTGGCTGGGAGCCGGGACGCATGGACACAGATGAGAGACTGCTGCGCGGCCGGATCTACGGCAAGGACCAGGAATCCCCGGCCCGGCCCCCAACCAGGCCGCACCTGCGCCGAATTCGTCGGCGGCCGGTAGGCGGACTGCTCTTCGTCGTCACCGGCTGGACAGCGGACGAGATTGCGACAGGCGTCGCGCTGAGGACCGAGATCGGGCAGTTCGGCCCCAGCGGTCGGGCCCTGTCCGGCCCGTGCCCGGGGGAGCGGCGTCGCTGGGACTGGTCCGGCTACACGCCCTGACCGGAAACGACGACGGGCCGCACCGAGGATGCCGTGCGGCCCGTCGCCGTCTGCTCGAGCAGGTCAGTTGCCGAGCCGGCCCTGCCGGCCCCCGGCGCAGTCCGGTTGGGCGGGCCTCGTCTGATCATGTGGGCCGTGGCCGAGCGGCTCGTTGCGGCTGGCCAGTGACGTCTGGAGGCCGCCTACTGGCGGTGGAGGTTGTCCACGATGGTCAGGAATACGAGCAGGTTCGGCACCTTGTGTGCCTGGGACGCTGCCCAGGCCTTCGTCCGTCCGGTTCGCCAGACACAGACGATGCCCCCGCGCACGGCCACCTCGTTCACATCTCGCCACGGCAGGACCTCACCGGCGGCGTTCGTGACGCCGGCGCCGGATATCTTGTAGGGGCCGAAGGCCACTGTCTTGCCCTCCCCGACGAGCTTCCACACCTTGTCGACCTGGGCGCGGGCGACGGCCTCCGCGATCAGCGGGGCCCAGGTAGGTGAGTCGGCGTAGACGTCCGTGATCTGGGCTTTCTGCCCTCCCGGGGCGACCAGTTGGGAGTTGTGCGTGCGTCCGACCGGCGTCTGTGTGCCTTTGTAGTCGATCACCTCCTGGACGGTCTGCTGGTAGAGCACCGCCTGCTCCCAGCGCACCGCGAACAGTCTCCTGCCACTCGTGTTCACGACCAACCCATGCTCGTGCAGGTGCAGTCGCCTGGCCGCGAGGCCTCTGCGGTAGAGAGGGCTCTGGCTCGCCACCCCAGCTGCGACCACGCCGATCCACAAGGGGAAGATGGCAACCCCCCAGTGCACGTTCACCCATAACAGGACGCCGCCGCCCAGCAGTGCGGCTATGCCGACCAGCGAGCCGACGATGAACCAGATCCGGTACTTGCCCTGGACGCCGAGCTCGCTCTCGGGGCGGAAGGTGTACTTAAGGCCGCCCAGGCGGTGGCGGGTGGCCAGCGCGGTCGCGGCAGGGGAGGGCGACGTCGGAACCGTCATGCGCAGCCTCGGCTTCAAGGTCACGGCGGACCAGTAAGGCCGCCTGATCGAGGGGGAGTTCACCGGGCAATTGTGTGTCGGCGCCCGAGTTGCCCCAGCAGCCAACACCACGATCAGCATCCGGGCAAGCCTTCCGAGCCGCTCCGGCACTCTGTGGTGACAGCGCTCCAGACATCGATCCGGAATCTCGCCGGGCCTCCACCCAGCCCGCGGTGGCACGGCTTAGAAGTCATCTCATTTGGGCTTCGCGGTAGGCTGTCGGCCATGGTGGGGATCGTTGAACGGCTGGTGCCGGACGAGTTGTGGGAGCTGTTCCAGCGGGTGGTGCCGGAGGCGCCGTCGCGGCCGCAGGGCGGTGGTCGGCGCAGGCACGGCGACCGGGAGGTGCTTGCCGCGATCGTGTTCGTGGCGACGTCGGGTTGTACCTGGCAGCAGGTGCCTGCGGCATCGTTCGGGCCGTCGGGGGCGACAGCTCACCGGCGGTTCACCGAGTGGCACCGCGCCCCTGCCCTTTGGGGCAAGGCCCCGTCCGCCCGGC harbors:
- a CDS encoding winged helix DNA-binding domain-containing protein — its product is MLALHATDPATVYLSVAARTADPAPALLEQALYEDRSLVRMLCMRRTMFVVPRDLAPVVDASTARAVAARERRNLLKVLGEQHGHGEAWLATTENAVLAALADLGEGTAAQLADAVPALRTQISVSPGKPYAATPRITSRVLGVMAAESRIRRGRPLGTWASSQFRWTTAEPHPDLDAEDARAELAAHYLRAFGPATTDDVKWWTGWTLTDTRKAIARTGAADVDLSHGPGHALPEHLDPPTRTEPAAVLLPGLDPTPMGWRHRDWYLDPALVPELFDAYGNIGPTLWWNGRIGGGWAQRPDGDIATHALTPEGRGNEAQAAITVEAARMATFLGDIRIRPSMRTPLERRLATS
- a CDS encoding DUF6585 family protein, with product MTVPTSPSPAATALATRHRLGGLKYTFRPESELGVQGKYRIWFIVGSLVGIAALLGGGVLLWVNVHWGVAIFPLWIGVVAAGVASQSPLYRRGLAARRLHLHEHGLVVNTSGRRLFAVRWEQAVLYQQTVQEVIDYKGTQTPVGRTHNSQLVAPGGQKAQITDVYADSPTWAPLIAEAVARAQVDKVWKLVGEGKTVAFGPYKISGAGVTNAAGEVLPWRDVNEVAVRGGIVCVWRTGRTKAWAASQAHKVPNLLVFLTIVDNLHRQ